The segment ATATTTCCTGCTGTTATTGAAGCGGCATTTATGGAAATATTTCTCCCTTCAGCGCGGATAGTATCAGTGGAATTCATTGTGAAACTTCCCACGCCATCAATATCTGCATCTGCGGTAAAAGTTACTGTGCCGGTTCCCGGTGCAAAGGTTAATTTTCCATCTGTTAAAGGTTCGATTGTGATGTCGTTAGTGGCTTCTAATTTAATATTTGCTGTTCCGCTTAAACTTTCTAAAGCATTTTGGGAAATGGTAAAAGTGCCGGTGCCTTCACTAAATAATATTTCTCCGTCTGCAATTTCGCTATCTTCTGGTGCGCCACTTCCGGGGACAATTACTATATTTTCTGGATCTAATAATAGCGTTCCTGTGTTACCATTCTGTGCAGATAAATCAACATTACCCCGAAAAATTAGGTTTTGTTTCCCAGAGATTTCTACAAAACCCCCGGCTGTATTTCCCCGCGCATTAATATTGCCATAAAATTGCGTTGTATTATCTGCCCAAACTATAACTTTTCCGCCATTTCCTATTGACAAACTATCGGCATTTATGGTACTGTTTTTGCTGACAAATGTGTTAAAAGCGTTGGGAACTGTCCCTAGTCCCCGATAGTCTCCGCCGATTAAAATTGTACCGGCACCATAATTTCCCGATGCGTTTATTTGAGCGTCAATTACTGCTACATTTGTCCCCAGAATATTAACAGTTCCTCCCTGCGTTTGGGATGACGCATCTATATTTCCTGATGCTATGGATGTTGGCTGAGTAGTAGGAATTTTAACGTTATTGCTTAAAATTACTTCCCCTTTTTCGTTAACTGTTAAACTGTTGGCTTGTTCACCAAAATTCGCGCCGGTGAGTAGTTGTGGTAGTCTTAAAGGGTTAATTCCTGTATTTTCTGTTGTGGGTGTTATTTCTAAGCTTAATAAATGGCCGGTTTGGGAAATTTTAACAGAATTATTACCCGGAATTGATGAAATGGTAAGATTTCCGCCAGGGGAAGAAAGAGTGCCGGTGTTGATTACGTTTCCGCCTATTAAGGTTAAGTTATTGCCAGGATTTAAACTTAAGTTGCCGGTGTTGACAATTGAGCCTGGTTGTGAAACTGCAAAGTTAAATCCGCTTGGTGTTCCTACTAAAGCAGTATAATTATTGTTGCCAAAAGCGTTGAAAAATCCGTTAGTAAAACCTATGCCGGTGGCGGTGGTAACGGTGAAGGATGCCGGTACGTTTAAACTCGCATTTTGTCCGAACATTATGCCGGCAGGATTCATTAAAAATAAGTTAGAATTACCACCAGTTATTTGTATTAAACCGTTGATATAAGAGGGATTTCCGCCGTTAATTCTACCTAAAATATTGAGTATATTTGGATTTGAGGTAAAATTGGCTATTTGATTTTCCGAGAGATTAAACTGCGTAAAACTGTGGAATAAATTAGCGCCGTCTCCAGAAAGTGTACCGCCGGTGATGTTAATTTGGTTATTGTGTGGAGTAATGAGGGTGCCGGTGCCGTCAAGGGAGGGGGTAATAGGTTGAGCAAAAGAGGGGGAAATGAAGATAGCTGTGGTGGCAAGAATAGTGCCGGTGAAAGTTACTGTAGAAAATAGGCTTTTTACAAAGTTCATTTTTTTAGCCCTAAATAAAGAACAACGACCGGCCAACAGCAGCCTTTAAAAAACATCTTTTTTACATATTGTCACACCCCCAGCTAACTGTCATCCCCCTTAATAAAACTTCAAAAACTTAGATAATTATTAGATAATTATTTGTGGCGCAGGCATCTTGTGGCGCAGGCAACATGAGCTGCGACATGAGGTGTAATTTGCCATTGCCCGCCCTAAAATATTTACCAAGGACTACCAATCATTGTAAACCCTGACCAAAAATAAGGATGTGATAAATTAAGGTTTTGTTGTTTAGCTAACCCCGCCGGCAATACTATCGCCCCACGAGAATTTGTACCCCGCAACTCGCCATTTTCTATCCGCACTTCTCCTCGCAACATTGCTAACTGTGCTTGACGTAATGCTTCGGCTTTTATCGGCACATTTTCCAACTCTTTATAAAATTCACTCATTAATCCTAATGTGCCTTCATCGCTGACATACCATAGGGATGCTAAGGCTGATTTTACACCACTTCCAACTGCCAGGCCGGCAAATCCTAATTCGGCTTTTTCATCACCTACCGCAGTTTTGCAAGCACTCAAAACCAATAACTCCACCGGCGGCTGATTTAATCGCAAAGAGCGTATTTCATTAAACCCTAATTTTTCATTCCAGAACTGAATATAAGAATTATCTGCATCACCAGAAGTAAATTCAGCATGGGTGGCAAGATGCACTATTTTATAATCATTATTTTGACGTTGGTTAACGATATTATCACGGGTAAAGTTTTCATTTAAAAATGCCTCTCCTCCTTGTTCTGCCGTAATTGTTTTCAACTCCAAAGGCACTGCCGGTAACGCATTTAATTCTCTAAATTCCGATGCACCCATTGCCAAAACTGGCGATTTTTGGATATTTTGATAACGCGCATCCATTAAACTTATACTCGGAACTAAGCCCAAGCTATATTTTTCTACTAAAAATTGTTTTCCATCATGTAATGCTGCCACTGGTAAGGTGCGTAAACCGCTATCCATACTAAATAATAATGTATTGATTTTTGCCTTAATTAAATCAGCTTCTAGCGGGGCAATTATCCACTGATAAAGTTTTTGAGATGACTCTAAATAATTGGTGTTGTTGCGCTTAACTACATTGGTAAGAGATTGAGTAAATTTAGATGCTGTCTGCAACAAAATTTCTTTACCGGCATCTGGAACTGTCAGCCGCACAGGTTCACCCTCTGGGGTATATAAAATCAATTCTAATTCATTCGGTAATGCTGTTACATAAATGATCGCTGTTCGGTTTCCAGTTTCTTCTAAAATCTTGGTCAAAGCATCTCGCAAATTTTCCACGCTCATCATTTTAAAATCTGCTTTATTCCCAAAAAAGTTATTATATTCTTGGCTACGATTTCTTTCAATGGTATTGATAGCATCTCTCAGGTTTATTCCTGCGCCTGGTGGTGGGTTTGAGGGTAAATTTGCTAAACCGGCTATACGATTTTTATCTATGGGCTCAGCCGGTTTTTGTTCGCCATTTCTGTCTGGTTGCGAAACTCTTTCACCGGCTTGATTATTGTTAGAATTATTGTTAGAATTATTGTTAGGATTTCTCGGTTGAGGCTCATTAGGAGAATTGGCAGGAACGCGAACCCCCATTTGGTTTTGAGAATTTATCGCCCTGACTGAAACATTACCCCCTTGATTTATCACTATATTTCCAGGGTTCCCATTAGCGGGATTTGGAATATTTCCCGGTTGATTTATCCCTATATTTCCAGGGTTTCCATTAGCAGCCGGTGGAACATTACCCCCTTGATTTATCAGTATATTTCCAGGGTTTGTATTAACAGCAGATTGAAAATTACCCCCTTGATTAATAATGTTATTTCCAGGGTTTGTCTGGGATTCAATGGTTAAAATATTACCCCTTGCAGGACTCACATTTCTCGCCGCAATATTTCCAGCCGAATTGAGGGGATTGCTAGTTTGTATTGCTATATTTGTTTCTCGTGTGGGTGCCGGTAATGTACCACCCGAATTGATGTTATTATTAGGGTTAGCAACTTCTAGGATTATGTTGCCGGTGGCTGAGGTTCGGGTAACGTTTGATGGAGGTGGAGTTTCACCGGCCTGCTGAGCGTTTATTTGCTCTACATTGTTACCTAAAATATTTACATTACCGTTGCCATTTTCTGATAAAACGTTTAAATTACCAGGGGCAATATTTATCGGTGAATTTGCAGGAATTACAATATTTTTCTGAGTTAAAATCACATCGCCATTTTCATTCACGATTAAGCCTGTAGCAGAGTTAACAGCGTTTGAGCCGGTTAATAATTGTGGTAAACTTAAAGGCGTAATCGG is part of the Ancylothrix sp. D3o genome and harbors:
- a CDS encoding CHAT domain-containing protein, encoding MNSLDTVVIALTCGAFIAGAGTFASPILAQPITPSPDGTGTLVTPQNNQFNITGGSLSGDGANLFHSFTQFNLSPGQIANFISNPNILNILGRINGGNASYINGLIQITGGNSNLFLMNPAGIMFGSNASLNVPASFTVTTATGMGFNNGFFNAFGGNNYGALVGTPSAFNFAVSQPGSIVNTGNLSLRPENNLTLIGGNVINTGILSSPGGNISLTAVPGNNSVRISQQGRILNLEIVPNSGLVPAPITPLSLPQLLTGSNAVNSATGLIVNENGDVILTQKNIVIPANSPINIAPGNLNVLSENGNGNVNILGNNVEQINAQQAGETPPPSNVTRTSATGNIILEVANPNNNINSGGTLPAPTRETNIAIQTSNPLNSAGNIAARNVSPARGNILTIESQTNPGNNIINQGGNFQSAVNTNPGNILINQGGNVPPAANGNPGNIGINQPGNIPNPANGNPGNIVINQGGNVSVRAINSQNQMGVRVPANSPNEPQPRNPNNNSNNNSNNNQAGERVSQPDRNGEQKPAEPIDKNRIAGLANLPSNPPPGAGINLRDAINTIERNRSQEYNNFFGNKADFKMMSVENLRDALTKILEETGNRTAIIYVTALPNELELILYTPEGEPVRLTVPDAGKEILLQTASKFTQSLTNVVKRNNTNYLESSQKLYQWIIAPLEADLIKAKINTLLFSMDSGLRTLPVAALHDGKQFLVEKYSLGLVPSISLMDARYQNIQKSPVLAMGASEFRELNALPAVPLELKTITAEQGGEAFLNENFTRDNIVNQRQNNDYKIVHLATHAEFTSGDADNSYIQFWNEKLGFNEIRSLRLNQPPVELLVLSACKTAVGDEKAELGFAGLAVGSGVKSALASLWYVSDEGTLGLMSEFYKELENVPIKAEALRQAQLAMLRGEVRIENGELRGTNSRGAIVLPAGLAKQQNLNLSHPYFWSGFTMIGSPW